The DNA window ccaagcccagcattctatccaccatatGTTGCCACCTTACTTTGTGAAGTTTAGGAAACTGGAGTCCATGATAAGTAAGTGATATGCCCATATTTCCACAAggaataagtgtcagaggcagaatctgaactcagatcatctGTCTGCAGAGCCAATGATCTTTCTTCTGCACCATGGTGCCTCCAATGTTTCTGCATTGTCATGTATTTGCTAAGAATGAAGTAGAGAAGGTACTTATAATTTCAGTGACTCTACAGGCAGATCAGACACTACCTCATTATTCCATACCTTCTCATACACTGGGAAGAATCTTTCAGTGATTCTCTCAATGATGTAGttgaaattcttttgtttttcttcaggcaaagaaaatggaaagtacAGAATCATTTCATTCAGATCCCTCATCCCTTCCACATACATGTcaatactgaaaaagaaaaaaatgacataaatgaaaatatgatTACTAggggaaatgactgaagaagcatTTAATAATATCTGACATAGAAAAaagctttaaattttgcaaagcactttgcctacattatttcatttgagcctttcAATACTATAAGCTAGGTACTgctggtattattatcctcattttaaaactaaagaaactgaagttcagacaatgacttgtctagggtcacacagctagtatgtgtcagcgGCAAGGTTTGAACCTAGTCTTCCtgttatcatcattgttgtttagtcatttcagttgtgtccagctctttggggttttcttggcagaagtacTGGAGCGGGTTTACCATCCCCttctccagcattttttttttttttagtgaggcaattggggttaagtgacttgcccaggatcacaagtgttaagtgtctgaggccagatttgaacaaaggtactcctgactccagggctagtgctctatccactgtgccacctagctgccccttccagcttattttaaagatgatgaaacaggcaaacagggttaagtgacttgcccagggtcattgttcatatgtgtctgaggccagatttgagctcaggaagatgagtcttcctgactccaggcccagcactctctccactgtgccacctagccagcctgattccaggtctagtatATATCCTAGATTTGTCGCTtgtcatctgtgtgaccttgggtgagtcacttaaattttctgtgccatagtttccccatctgtaaaaggaagtgtTTGGACTAGAAGActcctaaggtctcttcctgctctaaatctatgatgatgCCATCTATTATTCCACACTTCACTTTATTCCTCCCTAAAAGGCAGGTCCCTCAGTGTCCCACTACCTAAAaccaaagtggtttttttttttccctgaaaagaaTGCTTATTCCCCAGATATGTTAAGAAATACAGACCTCAAAAGATGTAAATTTCAGCACTTGATAAATGTAGAGAACACAATGCCCCAAGAAATATACAGTATTCGAACAAGCCAGGAAATGGTCAACTGGGCAAAGAAAGGCTAAAATTGACTCTACTAATTTAGTGGCAATAATGAAGTGACCTGGAAAGTAGGGACACTTCCTATAGGGGAGTCTCTACAGTTTTGAGGTTCCTTAGGGACTGCCCCAGGCAAAAGGAAGCCTGATTCCCTTCCCCTACCCACTTCCTCCTCATGTAGCTAGGCAGAATCAATGCCTACTGCTTGTTGCAATGGCTACTGGAGAGGGAATGTGTGCTGAGTTTCTGCAACAGGAGGATAGGTGCAAGGCCCAAGCCCATGGATTTCTTTGTATGACCTATGGAATATGAGGGCTCTAAGGTGGGTATTTAGTGAATGTATAGTGTAGACTTATTCATTGAGGAGAAGTAAAGAGCAGGGATCTTTAGCCTTTTATGTGTCATAAGCCACTTTGGTACTCTGGttaagcctatggaccctttctcagattAATGCTttgaatagataaaataaaatacatagaattacaaaggaagtcaattatGTTGAAGTACAggtataaaattaaagaaaacaacaacaaaaacttcatggactccaggttaagaaccactcATTATGGAGCCTTGGAATTAGGTGACCCATGTTCAGGTCCCTGTGTTTGGGTtacatctctgacacatactggttgtatgactctagacaagtcactaaaagcaactctctaagattctaagtcATAGTTGTTGCTGACTTGTATTGTTAGAAGGGATTTCCTTACCCaaattccctctgccaatgaaatcataggtcaggCCAAAATTGTAACATTCATGCCaccagggacttgcccaaagaccTCTTGGAGAAGCTTTGAATACTTGCTATACCTTGAAGAACAGAGCTACCTACAGGAAAggaattaatttaaaattgttgCCTCTCTTGAAACAGATCTATTGATTTCAAGAGCACTCATCACTGGCAATTCAAATTGAATAGGATAATTAActcctttgaacctcagtttcctcatctgtaaaataagggggttggactctttcaactctacatctatgatctgaTTATGTTGAACactttctgctttttctctaATCCAGAGATTTTTAACCTTCATGAACCCCATCAGCAATCTAGTTAAGCCTATATgtaccctttctcagaatcatatttttaatgcataaaacaaaatacataagattacaaaggaaaccaactaaattgaaatacagttattgaaatatttaaattaGCAAGATCACAAACCCCCAGGATAAGGACTCTTCCCATCTATCATATATATGTTAAGGACAAGATACAAGATTGGCAGCTAGGATCTCctttagaatagaaaaaaaaagcttgattCAGGGCTTTAAAAACATCAAGCTCTGTTTTAAAGGACCATTTTCACTTGGTTCAGACAACTTTGCTACTCCCCAAATGATAGAGATACCCACTACAAGGCCAACCTCAGTCCAAGAGCATctcagaaggggaaaggaagttaGAAAATTTTATGTATTCTTAACATGCTGCTAAAAGCATTATTGCTTTTATACAATAAAGAGCATAACTGTTTAAGACAATCCATTGGAAGACAGAGGTTGTAATGAATAAATAACAAGCCTTGGAGTCAGGCTCTcccaggttcaagtcttgcccTTGAACTCTACTGGCCAAATGACCCAGGACAAATCAGTTGCCAATCTCAATTATTAAGAAGAAATTTCCTAAAATGAACAAGGTGGTTTCTATGTTCTATTATTAGCATGCAATGGTTACTGTACAATGCTCTCTCCTTCAGGTCCTTTCCATACAAGTTGTATTTTGCAGCTATGTATTTCAGGATAGCTCTGGATTGTACAATATACATTCCATCCATTTCTACCATTGGCACTTGTTGATACATTAGCTTTCCAcctaaaaacagaaagagaagtcaAGTCAGTAGCTTATTCcccttcactttatttatttatttatttatttattttggtgagtcagttgaggttaagtggctttcccagggtcacacagctagtaagtattaagtgtcttaggccggatttgaactcaggtcctcctgattccagggctggtgttttatctactgggccacctagctgccccactcccctTCACTTTTACATATAACATATTAATACTCTGTTTAATTGTGGTAAATGATAAGTAAACTATATGATGGACATTCTTCAGTTTTTGGAGCAGTTAACAGACAAACCTCAGAATGTTTAACAAGATGGCCATAAGTTTTTCActataggctcttttttttttttttttttgcataagcaGCTatcctgaaggcaggaactatatttgtgattttacagaaataaagtagTACCACAGAATACTGTATTTCTGCTTTGAGTAGTTATGATTAAATCTTTAATCAGTTTTTCAATTATATTCTCTcccttttataaaaaaattaagtggcCATTTATAGATTTGCTGATGTACATTGtgttttgttagtttgttttttataCTGACAATGTTTAAACCTATGGATTTAATGACTAAGAAGTAGAAGGAAATCCCTGAAAATAAGTTGGGGACTCATATGAGAGCAAACTATCCCAAAACTTTTGATTTACTAGATGCTTATTATGTTAGTAAATAAAGATTTAATCTGATTATTTTCTGTTTAACTTTTATAAGTAAGATATGTAGAAATGGGTGGTTTTCATTAAGTAAAATTTATTTGCAGAATTTAAAACTAAGTCCTTTTGGTACCATAAGAGGGTAATGCTGTGCTTGTATCAGTAACAGATCGGATTTATTTCTCTAGAGACTTGTTGTAATTATATGACTTACTAACATTTGTCAAAGTATGGGCTTTATTGTCACTTTAAAAACCtattagggggggcagctagatggcgcagtggttaaagcaccggccctggactcaggagtacctgagttcaaatccggcctcagacacttgacatttactagctgtgtgaccgtgggcaagtcacttaacccccgttgcctaaaaaaacaaacaaacaaacaaaaaaaacctattagggggcagctaggtggtgcagtggataagacaccagccctggattcaggaggagttcaagtctggcctcagatgcttgacacttactagctgtgtgaccttgggcaagtcacttaaccttcattgccccaccccctccaaaaaaaattattaaagaattaccataaaacaaaaaaaaatgcatactcttttttttt is part of the Dromiciops gliroides isolate mDroGli1 chromosome 4, mDroGli1.pri, whole genome shotgun sequence genome and encodes:
- the LOC122725830 gene encoding glutathione S-transferase 3-like, with the translated sequence MAGKPKLYYFNGRGRMESVRWLLAAAGVEYEEVFLETPEDFENLIKGGKLMYQQVPMVEMDGMYIVQSRAILKYIAAKYNLYGKDLKERAFIDMYVEGMRDLNEMILYFPFSLPEEKQKNFNYIIERITERFFPVYEKALKTMGKIILLATSSAGQMYSYLKSSY